A part of Desulfobacterales bacterium genomic DNA contains:
- a CDS encoding YaiI/YqxD family protein, translating to MLHIFVDADSCPVKQEVFRVANRYRLSVTLVANSWMRIPNERWIALEVVANGFDAADDWIVENVQPNDIVVTADIPLASRCLKEGAQVVGSTGKPFTENNIGQAVATRDLLSELRDAGEITGGPPPLKKSDRSRFLQQLDSVIQSIRRQHPSNFT from the coding sequence TTGTTGCACATTTTTGTAGATGCTGATTCGTGTCCGGTCAAACAGGAGGTGTTCCGCGTCGCAAACCGATATCGCCTTTCGGTCACATTGGTGGCCAATTCCTGGATGCGAATTCCGAATGAACGATGGATAGCGCTCGAAGTTGTAGCCAACGGATTCGACGCGGCAGATGATTGGATTGTGGAAAACGTGCAACCTAACGATATCGTAGTCACCGCTGACATCCCGCTTGCGAGCCGTTGTCTGAAGGAAGGCGCACAGGTAGTTGGCTCAACCGGAAAGCCGTTCACGGAAAACAACATCGGTCAGGCGGTCGCGACGAGGGACCTGCTGTCAGAACTTCGTGACGCAGGAGAGATAACGGGCGGCCCCCCACCGCTAAAAAAGTCTGACCGATCACGTTTTCTTCAACAGCTCGACAGCGTGATTCAATCAATCCGTCGTCAGCATCCGTCTAATTTTACCTGA